The following is a genomic window from Verrucosispora sp. WMMD573.
ACCGGGGGTCAACCACGATTGGCGTACGCAATGCGCACCGCTCGCGGCTGGAACGAGCATGTGATGTGTGGGCTGGTTCAGCCCTGGCGCTGCTTGTGGCGCGGGTCGGTGCAGATGACCATGACCCGGCCGTGCCGGCGGATCACCCGGCACTTGTTGCAGATCCTCTTGACGCTCGGCTTGACCTTCACGGTTGCCTTACTTCCCATCTGGCCCGGCATCACGAGGCGCGACACCGGACGTCGAAGACGGACACGGGACGTTTCCCGGCCGCCGTCAGGCTTACTTGTAGCGGTAGACGATGCGCCCGCGGGTCAGGTCGTACGGCGAAAGCTCGACGACGACCCGATCCTCCGGCAGGATGCGGATGTAGTGCTGCCGCATCTTGCCGCTGATGTGAGCCAGCACCTTGTGGCCGTTGGCGAGCTCCACCCGGAACATAGCGTTCGGCAGGGGCTCGATGACCCGACCTTCGATCTCGATGGCTCCGTCTTTTTTCGGCATGTCCTCCGCTGTCCTGACGTCGGTTGCTCCGGACGGCCCACAACGTCTTACACGGGTGCTTGACCAAGATCAGGCTTCCCGCGCCAGCCGCGGCTCCGCGTCCCACCGAAGCGCTGGTGGGCATGGCAGAGTGGACGCTGCGCGCCGATCAGAAAGTGTACGCCCGCCTGCACGCCGTCGCCAAACCGACAGGCCACCTGAGGCCGGCCAGGTTCAGGAAACGGGACGTTCAGCCCACATCGCCCCGGTCGGGTCGCCGCGTCGGCTCACTCACCGGCGCCCCGGCCGCGTCGCGGGTGCCGTCGTCGCCGGCCGGCCGCCCGCCTTCGGTGCGGCCGCTCTCCGCCGCCGGTGCGGCTTCGGTGACGCCGTCGGCCGTCGCGCCGGATCCAGGGGCTCCAGCGATGCCGGGCTGCTGCTGGCCGACGGCCTCACGCTCACGCCTGAGCGCCCGCTTCTCGGCTTTCCGCTGCCGGCGGCGCTCCCGCTCCGCCGCCCAGCGCGCCGGCTCACCGCTGGTCAGCCCGGTGACGGTACGCACCAGTACCACCGCACCCCACGGGCCCGCGACCCAGCCCGGCCAGAAGTAGAGCGCCTCACCGGCCGCCAGCGAGCTGAGGGCCCAGATCGCCACCACGATCCCGACCACCTTCAGCCACGGTTCCCAGACCTCGGCCAGCCAGCGCGCGGCGAGCCCGCGGCCGGCCTCGGCCGGCACCGGGACGCTCGGCTGCCCAGACGTCGGCAGCACCGCGCCGCCGGGCGCCGGCAGGTCGCTGACGAGGGCATCGAGTTCGGCGTACGTACGGGCGGCATAGGCCCGCTGCAACCGCTCGTCGTACTCGTGCAGGTCGAGCCGGCCCTCGTCGAGAGCGACCCGGAGGCGCTCGGCGACGGCCTGCCGGTCGACGTCCGCTGCCCGCATAGCGTCCCGCTCGTCCATGCCGGCAAGCATGCCACCGCGAGGCCAGCGCCGCCCCTGGCGGCGTTACCGGGCCGCCCTGGCAGCCGTACCGGGCCCGCCGCCCGTTACCCGGCAGACGTGGTGCTCGGCTGGCGAGCGGTGACCAGGTCGCCCAGCCGGGCCCGGCCGCCGTCGAACGCGGTCAGCACCCACACCCCGTCGGGCAGCAGGGCCATGCTGTGCTCGACATGCGCGGCCCGCGAGCCGTCGCGGGTGACGACGGTCCAGCCGTCGGCGAGTTCCGCGGTACGCGGCGAGCCCATGGTGATCATCGGCTCGATGGCCAGCGCCAGCCCCGGCACCAGCCGTGGTCCCTTGCCCGGCCGTCCGTGGTTGAGCACGTGCGGGTCCTGGTGCATCTCGGTGCCGATGCCGTGGCCGCCGTAGCCATCGACGATGCCGTAGCGCCCCGCCTTGCGTACCGTACGTTCCACCGCGTGCGAGATGTCGGTCAGCCGGCCCTTGCCGCTGGCGGCGCCGCGAGCGGCAGCGGCGATCCCGGCCCACATCGCGTCCTCGGCGACCTCGGCCATCCGAAGCAGCGCCGGATCGACCTCGCCCACACCGACCGTGATCGCCGCGT
Proteins encoded in this region:
- the rpmJ gene encoding 50S ribosomal protein L36; protein product: MKVKPSVKRICNKCRVIRRHGRVMVICTDPRHKQRQG
- the infA gene encoding translation initiation factor IF-1, yielding MPKKDGAIEIEGRVIEPLPNAMFRVELANGHKVLAHISGKMRQHYIRILPEDRVVVELSPYDLTRGRIVYRYK
- the map gene encoding type I methionyl aminopeptidase, whose protein sequence is MRRPQLDIQLKTPEQIEKMRAAGLVVAEALRRMREAVAPGVSTADLDAIAETTIRAAGAVPSFKGYHGFPASICSSVNEQIVHAIPSPKQVLAEGDLISIDCGAVLDGWHGDAAITVGVGEVDPALLRMAEVAEDAMWAGIAAAARGAASGKGRLTDISHAVERTVRKAGRYGIVDGYGGHGIGTEMHQDPHVLNHGRPGKGPRLVPGLALAIEPMITMGSPRTAELADGWTVVTRDGSRAAHVEHSMALLPDGVWVLTAFDGGRARLGDLVTARQPSTTSAG